The sequence below is a genomic window from Caldalkalibacillus thermarum.
GACGCGGTTGTTGGAAAACGTATCAAAGATATTTCATTTCCAGAACGGGTATTGATTAGTGCTATTGTCCGTAATGATCAAGTCATAACACCTGAAGGAGCAACTGTAATCCATGAAGGGGATATTTTGTTTGTCCTTGTGAATAAGGATCAGGTTGAAGCACTAAAAGAAACTTTGACTAGATAAAAAGCTCTACC
It includes:
- a CDS encoding TrkA C-terminal domain-containing protein codes for the protein PLAKKLGLVGPPEPSSPHSIELVSLGETNAEIVEYIVQKQDAVVGKRIKDISFPERVLISAIVRNDQVITPEGATVIHEGDILFVLVNKDQVEALKETLTR